Proteins encoded within one genomic window of Parachlamydia sp. AcF125:
- a CDS encoding HAD family phosphatase: MKIQAVFWDYDNTILETAEAHWNKHFTILRRHAIHLPEKYRQRVYENNGIQNWEWMKAELGLNLSQEAYLQEVDAEFHSLTNQLSMRPGVLQLIESIQKLKIPQAIITNARRNSAEPVLKARGIAAFMQFIVCKEDYASRKPEPDPYLMGLKKMAEALNQPILSKHCLAIEDDPKGVESAHKAGLIVVHRKLYENEIDCPYADFSCYDREDFLKTMQKILKF; this comes from the coding sequence ATGAAAATCCAAGCTGTTTTTTGGGATTACGACAACACAATTCTTGAAACTGCCGAAGCGCACTGGAATAAACATTTTACTATTTTAAGGCGACATGCTATTCACTTGCCCGAAAAGTATCGCCAGCGTGTTTACGAAAACAATGGCATCCAAAATTGGGAATGGATGAAAGCGGAATTAGGATTGAATCTCTCCCAAGAAGCTTATCTGCAAGAGGTTGACGCTGAATTTCACAGCCTTACGAATCAATTAAGCATGCGCCCAGGCGTCTTGCAACTCATCGAATCGATTCAAAAGTTAAAAATCCCCCAAGCCATTATTACCAATGCCCGTCGCAATTCTGCCGAGCCTGTATTAAAGGCTCGAGGAATCGCAGCTTTCATGCAGTTTATCGTATGCAAAGAAGATTATGCAAGCCGAAAACCAGAGCCAGATCCCTACTTAATGGGATTAAAAAAAATGGCTGAAGCCCTCAATCAACCCATTCTATCAAAACATTGTCTCGCCATAGAAGACGATCCCAAAGGGGTGGAATCTGCACATAAAGCGGGCCTGATTGTGGTGCATCGCAAGCTGTATGAGAATGAGATAGATTGCCCCTATGCAGATTTTTCTTGTTATGATAGAGAAGATTTTTTAAAAACTATGCAAAAGATCCTTAAGTTCTAA
- a CDS encoding YiiD C-terminal domain-containing protein — MEKQVEAYLHENIPLSLAMGIKVEEATMQKVVLFAPLANNINHQKTIFGGSLHAVATLACWSLLYLHLLNERVEIVITKSTVSYHAPVNEDFRVECEFPAQEEWEKFTKTLKMRGKARIELAAKISQHKKLCVGYSATFAAIRT, encoded by the coding sequence ATGGAAAAACAGGTAGAAGCCTACCTTCACGAAAATATTCCCCTTAGCCTTGCCATGGGAATAAAAGTAGAAGAGGCTACGATGCAAAAAGTTGTCTTGTTTGCCCCTTTGGCAAATAATATCAATCATCAAAAAACGATTTTTGGAGGTAGCCTACACGCCGTAGCGACTCTAGCATGTTGGAGTTTACTCTATCTCCATTTATTGAATGAACGTGTAGAAATTGTGATTACCAAGAGTACTGTGTCTTATCATGCCCCTGTGAATGAGGATTTTAGGGTTGAATGTGAATTCCCCGCCCAAGAAGAGTGGGAAAAATTTACAAAGACTCTAAAAATGAGGGGCAAAGCGAGGATTGAGTTGGCTGCTAAAATATCCCAACATAAGAAATTATGCGTGGGCTACTCTGCTACATTTGCAGCGATTAGAACTTAA
- a CDS encoding host attachment protein, translated as MTTKNNSTTWVIVADKCQAKVFHVVKFPKLEEIGYIEHPESRARNQDLVSTEPGRNFQRGGVTRHSYQQETEPKHLEAIKFASEIARYLSVAKQKEKFHRLYVFAEPSFLGLLRQHIDPEIRKMIVSDSSINLINSTIEAIETHLLEI; from the coding sequence ATGACAACCAAAAACAATTCTACTACCTGGGTAATCGTGGCAGATAAATGCCAAGCAAAAGTTTTTCACGTGGTGAAATTCCCTAAACTTGAGGAAATCGGATATATTGAACATCCAGAAAGCCGAGCTCGTAATCAGGATTTAGTCTCTACAGAGCCTGGGCGCAATTTTCAAAGAGGAGGAGTTACAAGGCATTCTTACCAGCAAGAAACTGAACCCAAACATTTAGAAGCTATTAAATTTGCTTCAGAAATCGCTAGATATCTATCTGTAGCCAAGCAAAAAGAGAAATTTCACCGCCTTTATGTGTTTGCTGAACCTTCGTTTTTGGGACTGCTCCGCCAACATATTGACCCTGAAATCCGAAAAATGATTGTCTCCGATTCCTCCATCAATCTCATAAATTCTACTATCGAGGCAATTGAAACACATCTCCTGGAAATTTGA
- a CDS encoding MFS transporter, whose product MSSSQPTLFVNFKKNTLYTTLFIAFVDYMGVGLVYPLFAAMLFDQALALLPQEMSQDLRGLYLGILIALMPLAQFFSSPLWGAISDGMGRKKPLLISIGVALVGYLCALWGVTASNIWLLCISRVIIGCAAGNMSIVQAALADLSSKEEKATHFGLYSMALGVGFTLGPFFGGILSNFGYSLPFLFAFLLMGANLIGVYFLFKETHSAISPPQFKWNKGFSSLRKALYFKGIRTVLFCSFLHNFGWSYFFEFTPVYLISQLQFTPPMLGFFYAAAGCFYALSTGLFIRPFVKRLATEKLFFWGNLMAAFAILMMPFVSLASLIWPLLFLICFFVAFVTPSSTTLISQTASSDGQGEALGILSAVNAAALIISPLFSGSFVGKYPYISMQVGGGVLLITAGIFFVRYCFKLGQKEI is encoded by the coding sequence ATGTCTTCTTCTCAACCAACTTTATTTGTAAATTTTAAAAAAAATACGCTTTACACCACCTTATTTATTGCTTTTGTCGATTATATGGGTGTAGGGCTGGTTTATCCCTTATTTGCGGCAATGCTTTTTGATCAAGCACTCGCTCTTTTACCACAAGAAATGAGCCAGGATTTAAGGGGGCTGTATTTAGGTATTCTGATTGCTTTGATGCCTTTGGCACAATTTTTTAGCTCTCCTTTATGGGGGGCGATCTCTGACGGCATGGGACGTAAAAAACCCTTGTTAATAAGCATAGGAGTTGCCTTAGTGGGCTATCTTTGTGCCCTTTGGGGAGTGACAGCGAGCAATATTTGGCTCTTATGCATTTCTCGAGTAATTATTGGATGCGCGGCGGGAAATATGTCGATTGTTCAAGCAGCCCTTGCCGATCTAAGCAGCAAGGAAGAAAAAGCCACTCATTTTGGTTTATACAGCATGGCCTTAGGTGTCGGATTTACCCTTGGGCCATTTTTTGGAGGAATATTATCTAATTTTGGATATAGTCTGCCTTTCCTTTTTGCATTCCTGCTAATGGGGGCAAATCTTATAGGGGTTTACTTTTTATTCAAGGAAACACATTCTGCGATCTCTCCTCCGCAGTTTAAGTGGAATAAAGGTTTTAGTAGCTTAAGAAAAGCTTTGTATTTTAAAGGCATTAGAACGGTTCTCTTCTGCTCTTTTTTGCATAATTTTGGGTGGTCCTATTTTTTTGAATTTACCCCAGTCTATTTGATTTCCCAATTGCAATTTACTCCTCCCATGTTGGGTTTTTTCTATGCTGCAGCGGGGTGTTTCTATGCTTTAAGCACTGGCCTATTCATTCGACCATTTGTGAAGCGTTTAGCTACCGAAAAACTTTTCTTTTGGGGAAATTTAATGGCGGCCTTTGCCATTTTAATGATGCCTTTCGTTTCACTGGCTTCTTTAATTTGGCCCCTTTTGTTTTTAATTTGCTTTTTTGTGGCGTTTGTAACGCCTTCTTCCACAACCTTAATTTCCCAGACCGCATCTTCTGACGGCCAGGGAGAGGCTTTAGGTATTTTAAGCGCGGTGAATGCAGCCGCTCTTATTATTAGTCCACTTTTTTCGGGTTCATTTGTGGGAAAATATCCTTATATTTCAATGCAAGTAGGAGGAGGAGTCTTACTCATAACGGCTGGTATTTTTTTTGTGAGATACTGCTTTAAGCTGGGGCAAAAAGAAATCTAA
- a CDS encoding MFS transporter has protein sequence MVRKETFAIYFAGLIQGLAVITFPAISPIFTDPYEFNLSTTAYGSLFIPEALLSIVFSAINPLICGKFGFKAVFLGGLLLTMLSMILLAASPFAMHCPLLSYALLLFATGAVGIGYGLVAPTLNATAALLNPSRVDFMLLMLNALSGAGTAVGPLFSAFSISIGCWWGLPLLLAVCFGALFVFSLHLKLPGEKEDFKKKNYMANGISPRFWIFATFAFLYGIVETLNGNWLPIFMKKHMQASHDLQSLALAAFWGMATLGRVFFAVTKKAFRQEVIFQVFPFISMLAFITLALLPQGASYLAITVSGLAGFGCSVLLPLLISFGSERLKSLASSVPGMVITFYLLGYGMAAFGVGPLENFAQIDLREVYLYGSAIAFILGLVSFFVIKAPQENHSK, from the coding sequence ATGGTGCGCAAAGAAACTTTTGCTATTTATTTTGCGGGTCTGATTCAAGGGTTAGCAGTGATTACGTTTCCTGCTATAAGCCCTATTTTTACCGACCCTTATGAATTTAACCTTTCCACAACTGCCTATGGCAGCTTATTTATCCCAGAGGCGCTATTGTCGATTGTGTTCTCTGCTATAAATCCCCTTATATGCGGCAAATTTGGTTTCAAAGCTGTTTTTTTAGGCGGGTTGTTGTTAACGATGCTTTCGATGATTTTACTGGCAGCAAGTCCTTTTGCTATGCACTGCCCTTTGTTAAGTTATGCCCTGTTGTTATTTGCCACAGGGGCGGTGGGGATAGGATATGGATTGGTGGCCCCCACACTTAATGCCACGGCAGCTTTGCTAAATCCGTCTCGGGTTGATTTTATGCTTCTCATGCTAAATGCACTTTCAGGTGCTGGAACGGCTGTGGGTCCTCTTTTTAGTGCTTTCTCTATTTCAATAGGGTGTTGGTGGGGTTTGCCTTTACTGCTAGCTGTATGTTTTGGGGCCTTATTTGTTTTTAGCCTTCATTTAAAGCTACCTGGTGAAAAGGAAGATTTTAAGAAAAAAAACTATATGGCGAATGGCATTTCCCCTCGTTTTTGGATTTTTGCTACTTTTGCCTTTTTGTATGGGATTGTAGAAACGTTAAATGGAAATTGGCTTCCTATTTTTATGAAAAAGCATATGCAGGCTTCCCACGACTTGCAGTCACTTGCTTTGGCTGCCTTTTGGGGAATGGCAACTTTGGGAAGGGTTTTTTTTGCGGTCACAAAAAAAGCTTTTCGGCAAGAGGTCATCTTTCAAGTATTTCCCTTTATTTCGATGTTGGCATTTATAACGCTTGCCTTATTACCCCAAGGAGCCTCTTATTTGGCGATAACGGTGTCTGGGTTGGCAGGTTTTGGTTGTTCTGTCCTTCTTCCTCTACTTATTAGCTTTGGGAGTGAAAGGTTAAAATCGCTTGCGTCTTCTGTGCCTGGAATGGTCATCACCTTTTATTTGCTTGGATATGGGATGGCAGCTTTTGGGGTGGGCCCCTTAGAAAACTTTGCTCAAATCGACCTAAGAGAAGTTTATCTGTATGGCTCTGCGATAGCCTTTATTCTTGGCCTAGTCTCATTTTTTGTGATAAAGGCCCCCCAAGAAAATCATTCAAAATGA